A region of Polyangiaceae bacterium DNA encodes the following proteins:
- a CDS encoding DUF1343 domain-containing protein, which translates to MLTGADQLFSGQLSNLRRRLRDARVGALTHAAAVDRRGRNLLMVLEELGASPSLVFSPEHGLDGVAQAEEAVASSEAAEGPGVISLYGTTKESLAPTPEQLAQLDLLVIDLVDVGSRYYTYVWSALLSARAAAQAGVHVVILDRPNPISGDPATLEGAPQMEGFLSFVGLEPLPIRHALTLGEIVALFAERDGLSLGPDGALSIVPTLGWERFHTAAAWGRPFSPPSPNMPTLETALVYPGGCLVEGTNLSEGRGTTLPFQLVGAPYLDGPRLARALDEQRIPGAQVRAARFRPSFEKHAGEVCSGVLLQVTDPALFRPVAAYLAIITLCRLQAPEAFAFRTKTYEFEADVPAFDLLTGSGEAREAITGGANPSDVAQLISPVDASWKAAVLEAEARVQRARA; encoded by the coding sequence ATGCTCACCGGCGCCGATCAGCTCTTCAGTGGCCAGCTCTCCAACCTCCGCCGCCGCCTGCGGGACGCCCGCGTCGGCGCCCTGACCCACGCCGCCGCCGTCGATCGCCGGGGACGCAACCTCCTGATGGTGCTCGAAGAGCTCGGGGCGAGCCCGTCCCTGGTCTTCTCTCCGGAGCACGGGCTCGACGGCGTCGCCCAGGCGGAGGAAGCGGTCGCGAGCAGCGAGGCCGCCGAAGGGCCCGGGGTGATCAGCCTGTATGGCACGACCAAGGAGAGTCTGGCGCCGACCCCGGAGCAGCTCGCCCAGCTCGACCTCTTGGTCATCGACCTCGTGGACGTGGGCAGCCGCTACTACACCTACGTCTGGTCGGCGCTGCTCAGCGCGCGCGCCGCGGCTCAGGCCGGCGTACACGTCGTGATCCTGGATCGCCCGAACCCCATCTCCGGCGATCCGGCGACCCTGGAGGGCGCGCCGCAGATGGAGGGCTTCCTGTCCTTCGTCGGCCTCGAGCCGCTGCCCATCCGTCACGCGCTCACGCTGGGTGAGATCGTCGCGCTGTTCGCCGAGCGCGACGGGCTGAGCCTCGGCCCGGACGGCGCGCTGTCGATCGTGCCCACGCTGGGCTGGGAGCGCTTTCACACGGCAGCGGCTTGGGGCCGCCCGTTCTCGCCGCCTTCGCCCAACATGCCGACGCTGGAGACGGCGCTGGTCTACCCGGGTGGCTGCCTGGTCGAGGGCACGAACCTCTCGGAGGGGCGCGGCACCACGCTGCCCTTCCAGCTGGTCGGCGCGCCGTACCTGGACGGCCCGCGACTGGCTCGCGCCCTCGACGAGCAGCGCATCCCCGGCGCGCAGGTGCGCGCGGCGCGCTTCCGCCCCTCGTTCGAGAAGCACGCCGGCGAGGTGTGCAGCGGCGTGCTGCTCCAGGTGACCGATCCGGCGCTGTTCCGGCCGGTGGCGGCCTACCTCGCCATCATCACGCTCTGCCGCCTGCAGGCCCCGGAGGCCTTCGCTTTCCGCACCAAGACCTACGAGTTCGAGGCGGACGTGCCGGCCTTCGATCTGCTGACCGGCTCCGGAGAGGCCCGCGAGGCCATCACCGGCGGCGCCAATCCGAGCGACGTGGCGCAGCTGATCTCGCCGGTGGACGCGAGCTGGAAGGCCGCCGTGCTCGAGGCCGAGGCCCGCGTGCAGCGCGCGCGCGCGTGA
- a CDS encoding sigma-54-dependent Fis family transcriptional regulator, which translates to MRRVLVVDDEENLRLVLRTLLRRNGYEVETAGSGEDALGLVDSFGPDFVITDVRMPKMGGLDLLATLKAKGNDATVIVMSAYGNTDLALEAMKGGAYDYIQKPFKPDEVVLTLRKAEERELLRRENRALREEIRKEHKYEDILAKSPNMQAIFRTISKIAEYKTTVLITGESGSGKELVARAIHRRSSRRGGPFVPVNCGAIPENLLESELFGHKKGAFTDAIADRRGLFEEADGGTLFLDEIGELPLGLQVKLLRVLEDEKIRRLGEARDIKVNVRIITATHRDLNAETRAGRFREDLYYRLNVLPIHVPPLRERREDIPLLIEHFITRNNARLGTNIRGMDSEARRLLYEYAWPGNVRELENTIERAMVLAEGDQLVAADLPERVREARDPVQMQLASGELSVKKTMRVIEELLIRRALQKTKGNRTRAAEVLEISHRALLYKIKDYQITDL; encoded by the coding sequence GTGCGCAGAGTTCTAGTGGTCGACGACGAGGAGAACCTCCGGCTGGTCCTCCGCACCTTGCTCCGGCGCAACGGCTACGAGGTCGAGACCGCCGGCAGCGGCGAGGACGCGCTCGGGCTCGTGGACTCCTTCGGCCCCGACTTCGTCATCACCGACGTGCGCATGCCCAAGATGGGCGGCCTGGACCTGCTCGCGACGCTCAAGGCGAAGGGCAACGACGCGACCGTGATCGTGATGAGCGCCTATGGCAACACCGATCTCGCCCTGGAGGCGATGAAGGGCGGCGCCTACGACTACATCCAGAAGCCGTTCAAGCCCGACGAGGTCGTGCTCACGCTGCGCAAGGCCGAAGAGCGCGAGCTCTTGCGGCGCGAGAACCGCGCGCTGCGCGAGGAGATCAGGAAAGAGCACAAGTACGAAGACATCCTGGCGAAGAGCCCGAACATGCAGGCCATCTTCCGCACCATCTCGAAGATCGCCGAGTACAAGACCACCGTGCTCATCACCGGTGAGAGCGGGTCGGGCAAGGAGCTCGTCGCGCGAGCCATTCACCGGCGCAGCAGCCGTCGCGGAGGTCCGTTCGTTCCGGTCAACTGCGGCGCCATTCCGGAGAATTTGCTGGAGAGCGAGCTCTTCGGGCACAAGAAGGGCGCGTTCACCGACGCCATTGCCGACCGGCGGGGCCTGTTCGAAGAGGCGGACGGCGGCACCTTGTTCCTGGACGAGATCGGCGAGCTGCCGCTGGGGCTGCAGGTCAAGCTGCTCAGAGTGCTCGAGGACGAGAAGATCCGGCGCCTGGGCGAGGCGCGCGACATCAAGGTCAACGTGCGCATCATCACGGCGACGCACCGCGACTTGAACGCCGAGACCCGTGCCGGGCGCTTCCGCGAAGACCTGTACTACCGCTTGAACGTGCTGCCCATCCACGTGCCTCCGCTGCGCGAGCGGCGCGAGGACATCCCGCTCTTGATCGAGCACTTCATCACCCGCAACAACGCGCGACTCGGGACCAACATCCGTGGCATGGACAGCGAGGCGCGCCGCTTGCTCTACGAGTACGCCTGGCCGGGGAACGTGCGCGAGCTCGAGAACACCATCGAGCGGGCCATGGTGCTGGCGGAGGGCGACCAGCTGGTCGCCGCCGACCTGCCCGAGCGCGTCCGCGAGGCCCGGGACCCGGTCCAGATGCAGCTCGCGAGCGGCGAGCTCAGCGTGAAGAAGACCATGCGGGTGATCGAGGAGCTCCTGATCCGACGGGCGCTCCAGAAGACCAAGGGCAACCGGACCCGTGCCGCGGAAGTCCTGGAAATCAGCCACCGCGCCCTGCTCTACAAGATCAAGGACTACCAGATCACGGACCTCTGA
- a CDS encoding protein kinase: MNCAVCNQDNPDGARFCQSCGAPMARPSEDPSSLVGQIVGGRYLVTRIIGEGGMGVVYEAEQKMGAHTRKVAIKTLLPSLSSDHTVVSRFYRECGVVAQLEHPNTIRFYDFGETPDKRLYIAMEYVKGEPLTALIARGPIALERTQRILKQVCGALAEAHSLGIVHRDLKPDNIILTRRAGEEDFVKVLDFGIAKTSGPADKQTKLTQQGIVLGTPPYMSPEQLAGKELDLRSDIYSLGIIAYEMITGGLPFEGETPWQWATQHMTVPPPPMQTRTSAPIPAGFERAVMHALAKTPAERPTTMLDWVTELGGEQPARAVTAPDFAPVVHTSPMEPGRGQTQPGGAQPPLVPAYRTDIAVAAPIPPPPPPRPRSGGPWGWVLGGAALLLGSAFAAVFAWQYYGTSEPGTEPLPIAPPVTASGPVVVEPETPPVTPPVAPPTTPEPPRTTVKPPVKPPPSSTGPLPPPPPASTQPPPPPPPPPASTQPPPPPSGPQGDAACAASQQQAASWNIEGAVALFRKCEQTGGTAAGLTNARVRIRLSSPKAVRDRAFLGNCKGAKSARDAAASIGEGAGAAAAYAQSSCAGQ; this comes from the coding sequence ATGAACTGCGCGGTCTGCAACCAAGACAACCCCGACGGCGCGCGCTTCTGCCAGTCCTGCGGCGCGCCGATGGCCCGCCCGTCCGAGGACCCGTCGAGCCTGGTGGGGCAGATCGTGGGCGGCCGCTACCTGGTCACCCGCATCATCGGCGAGGGCGGGATGGGGGTCGTCTACGAGGCCGAGCAGAAGATGGGCGCCCACACCAGGAAGGTCGCCATCAAGACGCTCCTGCCCTCGCTGAGCTCCGACCACACCGTGGTCTCGCGCTTCTACCGCGAGTGCGGGGTCGTCGCGCAGCTCGAGCACCCGAACACCATCCGCTTCTACGACTTCGGCGAGACGCCCGACAAGCGGCTGTACATCGCCATGGAATACGTCAAGGGCGAGCCGCTCACGGCGCTGATCGCCCGAGGCCCGATCGCGCTCGAGCGGACGCAGCGCATCCTGAAGCAGGTGTGCGGGGCGCTGGCCGAGGCCCACAGCTTGGGCATCGTCCACCGGGACCTGAAGCCCGACAACATCATCCTGACCCGGCGCGCCGGCGAGGAAGACTTCGTCAAGGTGCTGGACTTCGGCATCGCGAAGACCTCCGGGCCCGCCGACAAGCAGACCAAGCTGACCCAGCAGGGCATCGTGCTCGGGACCCCGCCGTACATGAGCCCCGAGCAGCTCGCAGGCAAGGAGCTCGATCTGCGCAGCGACATCTACTCGCTCGGGATCATCGCCTACGAGATGATCACCGGGGGCTTGCCGTTCGAGGGCGAGACGCCCTGGCAGTGGGCCACGCAGCACATGACCGTTCCGCCGCCGCCCATGCAGACGCGGACCAGCGCGCCGATCCCGGCGGGCTTCGAGCGCGCCGTGATGCACGCTCTGGCGAAGACTCCCGCCGAACGACCGACCACGATGCTCGACTGGGTGACCGAGCTCGGCGGCGAGCAGCCCGCGCGGGCCGTCACAGCTCCAGACTTCGCGCCGGTGGTGCACACCTCGCCGATGGAGCCCGGGCGGGGCCAAACTCAACCCGGAGGCGCGCAGCCGCCGCTCGTGCCCGCCTACCGCACGGACATCGCGGTCGCGGCGCCGATCCCGCCGCCGCCGCCGCCCCGGCCACGCTCCGGCGGGCCTTGGGGTTGGGTGCTCGGCGGGGCTGCGCTGCTGCTCGGGAGCGCCTTCGCCGCGGTCTTCGCCTGGCAGTACTACGGGACCTCGGAGCCCGGGACCGAGCCGCTCCCCATCGCCCCGCCGGTCACGGCGAGCGGCCCGGTGGTGGTCGAGCCGGAGACCCCGCCGGTCACCCCGCCCGTCGCGCCTCCGACCACGCCCGAGCCGCCCCGGACCACCGTGAAGCCTCCCGTCAAGCCCCCCCCGAGCTCGACCGGCCCGCTGCCACCGCCGCCGCCGGCGTCCACGCAGCCCCCGCCGCCGCCGCCGCCGCCGCCGGCGTCTACGCAACCGCCGCCGCCGCCGAGCGGACCTCAAGGGGACGCGGCTTGCGCGGCATCCCAGCAGCAAGCTGCGAGCTGGAACATCGAGGGCGCCGTGGCGCTGTTCCGCAAGTGCGAGCAGACCGGCGGCACGGCGGCCGGCCTCACCAACGCGCGAGTGCGCATTCGTCTGTCCTCGCCCAAGGCGGTGCGAGACCGCGCGTTCCTCGGCAACTGCAAGGGCGCCAAGTCCGCCCGGGACGCGGCGGCCTCCATCGGCGAAGGCGCGGGTGCGGCCGCCGCCTACGCGCAGTCGAGCTGCGCGGGGCAGTGA
- a CDS encoding HEAT repeat domain-containing protein — translation MATLSSAIVKAHVASMREVEEALARQVIYGGDLVTNLLELALVSEHLLTPLLAESYDLPAAPIGELGQAPAALMALVPGELAQRHSFYPLAEEAGILTVAVSEPLPAEVEGDLSFSLGVRIDQRVAPLVRIRQALCRDYGLPLDRRMLRLVAKLEGRADPSPSSMPAPLRDGYVGFPTLPRPASVPPIGYPGASAPALAPAAPPAAPRSATPPPAQVATLITPRHPSEKVPPETAEPPRWLVGTPGRERGRKRHRGPYTAAHAEQDLMEAESRDDVVGAFFDFASQYFEYSALFAVQGDVAEGRDAHGPGADRARIRGIGVPLDLPSSLSSAKNAKTFRLLTLEQDGLDASLAKDLQRPSSRVVLLLPLVVRGRSVLLLYGDHGDADVTLSEVGDVIAFAPLVAAALERVIMKKKRGARAGSGEMSATPLPVAEVRKRRRHRLPGVEQRVEALARALDSTASPSSPPTTVHATPAAKGIGPSGPETVAASPNALSGPTTADESPQARGFEKQPAVSAVPPTPAESPQAKGRPSTASVPVPVMAVGAPGRRDTPPQGTPGSHEASQDQPFPLTRRTPSGRPLVGDAEPPSSENAAAIDAAWDLEADARLSPGPFSELELEARSDVGHEAPLAPASRQLALGPRAPFPRQDAKDRLLPSVIVDVDSDCRALLQRLLEGDESAGDRLLEIGDPAVSMLVAEFPGPIHPDRARRFADPGAKASECGPVLRTIARVGPVAIPFLVVRTADGDPVVRRWATWLLGELPASESARAIVRRFSDADAEVRRAALASGRMMQQSAEARTALRDGLATLAAEPSQPPEIRHSSIEALADLRDPRAVPRLIPLLGTDNSAVVRSVHWALVTLARQDFGREGKLWTAWWQANSTRHRVEWLIDALLGQSLEVRRAAGEELKSLTKEYFGYYEDLPPKERERAQRAYREWWEATGKARFS, via the coding sequence ATGGCCACCCTGAGCTCGGCGATCGTCAAGGCCCACGTCGCGTCGATGCGCGAAGTCGAGGAGGCCCTCGCGCGCCAAGTCATCTACGGCGGTGATCTCGTCACCAACCTGCTCGAGCTGGCGCTGGTCAGCGAGCACCTGCTCACGCCCTTGCTCGCGGAGAGCTACGACCTGCCGGCGGCCCCCATCGGCGAGCTCGGGCAGGCGCCGGCGGCGCTGATGGCGCTGGTGCCGGGCGAGCTCGCCCAGCGCCACTCGTTCTACCCGCTGGCGGAAGAAGCCGGGATCCTGACCGTCGCCGTGAGCGAGCCACTCCCGGCCGAGGTGGAAGGAGATCTCTCGTTCTCGCTCGGCGTGCGCATCGACCAGCGGGTGGCGCCGCTGGTGCGGATCCGCCAGGCGCTCTGCCGCGACTATGGCCTACCGCTCGATCGACGCATGCTGCGGCTGGTCGCCAAGCTCGAGGGGCGCGCCGACCCCAGCCCGAGCTCGATGCCCGCTCCGCTCCGCGACGGCTACGTCGGCTTTCCGACGCTGCCGCGGCCCGCCAGCGTCCCGCCCATCGGCTACCCGGGAGCCTCGGCGCCCGCGCTCGCGCCGGCCGCTCCCCCGGCGGCGCCGCGCTCCGCGACTCCGCCGCCGGCGCAGGTGGCGACGCTGATCACCCCCCGCCATCCGTCGGAGAAGGTCCCGCCCGAGACCGCCGAGCCGCCGCGCTGGCTGGTGGGGACGCCGGGCCGCGAGCGCGGGCGCAAGCGCCACCGCGGTCCCTACACTGCGGCGCACGCCGAGCAGGACTTGATGGAGGCCGAGTCGCGCGACGACGTGGTCGGCGCCTTCTTCGACTTCGCGTCACAGTACTTCGAGTATTCGGCGCTGTTCGCGGTGCAGGGCGACGTCGCCGAAGGCCGCGACGCCCACGGCCCCGGCGCCGACCGAGCGCGCATCCGTGGCATCGGCGTGCCGCTGGATCTGCCGAGCTCGCTGTCGAGCGCGAAGAACGCGAAGACCTTCCGCTTGCTCACGCTGGAGCAAGACGGGCTCGACGCCAGCCTGGCCAAGGATCTGCAGCGACCTAGCTCGCGGGTGGTGCTGCTCTTGCCCTTGGTGGTGCGGGGCCGCTCGGTCCTCCTCCTGTACGGCGACCACGGCGACGCAGACGTGACGCTCTCCGAGGTCGGCGACGTCATCGCCTTCGCGCCGCTGGTCGCCGCCGCCCTCGAGCGCGTGATCATGAAGAAGAAGCGCGGCGCGCGCGCCGGCTCCGGCGAGATGAGCGCGACGCCGCTGCCGGTCGCGGAGGTGCGCAAGCGCCGCCGCCACCGCTTGCCCGGCGTCGAGCAACGCGTCGAAGCGCTCGCGCGGGCCCTCGACTCGACGGCCTCCCCGAGCAGCCCGCCGACCACGGTGCACGCGACGCCGGCGGCGAAAGGCATCGGTCCTTCTGGACCGGAGACGGTCGCCGCCTCCCCGAACGCGCTCTCGGGCCCGACCACGGCGGACGAGTCGCCGCAGGCTCGAGGCTTCGAGAAGCAGCCGGCAGTGAGCGCCGTTCCCCCCACCCCCGCCGAGTCGCCGCAAGCGAAGGGGCGGCCCAGCACCGCCTCCGTTCCGGTGCCGGTCATGGCGGTCGGCGCACCGGGACGCCGCGATACTCCACCGCAGGGCACGCCCGGATCCCACGAGGCGTCGCAGGACCAACCCTTCCCGCTGACCCGCCGCACGCCGAGCGGCCGTCCCTTGGTTGGCGACGCCGAGCCTCCCTCCAGCGAGAACGCAGCGGCCATCGACGCGGCCTGGGACTTGGAGGCCGACGCCCGGCTCTCCCCGGGTCCCTTCAGCGAGCTGGAGCTCGAGGCCAGGAGCGATGTCGGCCACGAGGCCCCGCTCGCGCCGGCCTCGCGGCAGCTCGCGCTCGGACCGCGCGCGCCGTTTCCACGCCAGGACGCCAAAGACCGGCTCTTGCCCTCGGTGATCGTGGACGTGGACTCCGACTGCCGAGCGCTCCTCCAGCGGCTGCTCGAGGGCGACGAGTCCGCCGGCGATCGGCTGCTCGAGATCGGCGATCCCGCGGTGAGCATGCTCGTCGCGGAGTTCCCCGGCCCCATTCACCCGGATCGGGCACGCCGCTTCGCCGACCCCGGAGCAAAGGCCTCCGAGTGCGGGCCGGTGCTGCGCACCATCGCCCGGGTGGGGCCGGTGGCGATTCCCTTTCTGGTGGTCCGGACCGCCGATGGCGATCCCGTGGTGCGGCGCTGGGCGACCTGGCTCCTGGGCGAGCTGCCGGCATCGGAGTCGGCTCGCGCCATCGTGCGGCGCTTCAGCGACGCCGACGCCGAGGTCCGGCGCGCCGCGCTGGCGTCGGGGCGGATGATGCAGCAGAGCGCCGAGGCCCGCACCGCCCTTCGAGACGGCCTCGCGACCTTGGCGGCGGAGCCCTCGCAGCCCCCGGAGATCCGCCACAGCAGCATCGAGGCGCTGGCCGACCTCCGGGATCCGCGGGCCGTCCCGCGCCTGATCCCGCTGCTCGGCACCGACAACTCCGCCGTGGTGCGCTCGGTACACTGGGCGCTCGTCACGCTGGCGCGTCAGGACTTCGGCCGGGAGGGCAAGCTGTGGACGGCGTGGTGGCAGGCGAACTCCACGCGACACCGCGTCGAGTGGCTGATCGACGCGCTCTTGGGTCAGAGCCTGGAGGTCCGGCGCGCCGCCGGCGAGGAGCTGAAGAGCCTGACCAAGGAGTACTTCGGCTACTACGAGGACCTGCCCCCGAAGGAGCGCGAGCGCGCCCAGCGCGCCTACCGTGAGTGGTGGGAAGCTACCGGAAAGGCTCGCTTTTCCTGA
- the mgtE gene encoding magnesium transporter: protein MRLARLIGPELEALLRENPEEVRELLDEIHPEDLADIVAELEAKHAGDLLKGLPAEYAAEVFERLDEEDQEAITQSMGADSTALIAAEMGADERADFFSVMPPAVADPVLESLERVDPEAAEEVEELRQWPERTAGALMTTELIAVGPDVVISGAIDELRKRAREAETLDTVYVTGARDRLLGFLRLRDLLLAEPAERVGDVMRENVISVPPEMDQEDVAKVLAKYDLHAMPVVSGKGELLGLITSDDILDVMNEEQAEDVHKMGAVEPIREGYFDASFLEYIRKRAPWLAILFVGGFFTTTAMRTFNHVLGSVAQLAFYVPLLIAAGGNSGSQSSTLVIRGLAVGDITARDWLRVLWRELAQGLVLGGMLATFGMLRVMLAGDPPGMIALVAATLVSIVVMGCVVGGMMPLFLHRMGVDPATSSTPFIATLVDVLGIVIYLSLAQLMLAGVAQIAVH, encoded by the coding sequence ATGCGGCTGGCGCGGCTGATCGGACCGGAGCTCGAAGCGCTGCTGCGCGAGAACCCGGAGGAGGTCCGCGAGCTGCTCGACGAGATCCACCCCGAGGATCTCGCCGACATCGTCGCCGAGCTCGAGGCCAAGCACGCCGGCGACCTGCTCAAGGGCCTGCCCGCCGAATACGCCGCCGAGGTCTTCGAGCGCCTGGACGAGGAAGACCAGGAGGCGATCACGCAGTCGATGGGCGCCGACTCCACCGCGCTCATCGCCGCCGAGATGGGCGCCGACGAGCGCGCCGACTTCTTCAGCGTGATGCCACCGGCCGTCGCCGACCCGGTGCTCGAGAGCCTGGAGCGGGTCGACCCCGAGGCCGCCGAGGAGGTCGAGGAGCTGCGCCAGTGGCCCGAGCGCACGGCCGGCGCGCTGATGACCACCGAGCTCATCGCCGTGGGCCCCGACGTCGTGATCTCCGGCGCCATCGACGAGCTGCGCAAGCGGGCCCGTGAAGCGGAGACCCTCGACACGGTCTACGTGACCGGAGCGCGCGACCGGTTGCTGGGTTTCCTGCGCCTGCGCGATCTCTTGCTGGCAGAGCCTGCCGAGCGGGTCGGCGACGTGATGCGCGAGAACGTCATCTCCGTGCCGCCGGAGATGGATCAGGAAGACGTCGCGAAGGTCCTCGCCAAGTACGATCTGCACGCGATGCCCGTGGTCAGCGGCAAGGGCGAGCTCCTGGGCCTGATCACCTCCGACGACATCCTCGACGTCATGAACGAGGAGCAGGCCGAAGACGTCCACAAGATGGGCGCCGTCGAGCCGATCCGTGAGGGATACTTCGACGCCTCGTTCCTCGAGTACATCCGCAAGCGCGCGCCCTGGCTGGCCATCCTGTTCGTGGGTGGCTTCTTCACCACCACGGCGATGCGCACGTTCAACCACGTGCTCGGGAGCGTGGCCCAGCTGGCCTTCTACGTGCCCCTCCTGATCGCCGCGGGCGGCAACTCCGGCTCGCAGTCGTCCACGCTGGTGATCCGCGGCCTGGCGGTCGGAGACATCACCGCCCGGGATTGGCTCCGGGTACTGTGGCGGGAGCTGGCCCAAGGCCTCGTGCTCGGCGGCATGCTCGCGACCTTCGGCATGCTGCGCGTGATGCTGGCCGGGGATCCGCCGGGCATGATCGCCCTGGTGGCGGCGACCCTGGTCTCCATCGTGGTGATGGGCTGCGTGGTGGGGGGCATGATGCCCTTGTTCCTGCACCGCATGGGCGTGGACCCGGCGACCAGCTCGACCCCTTTCATCGCGACGCTGGTCGACGTCCTGGGCATCGTCATCTACCTGAGCCTGGCCCAGCTGATGCTGGCGGGGGTGGCTCAGATCGCCGTGCACTGA
- a CDS encoding enoyl-CoA hydratase/isomerase family protein: MTVRTELSAPILTLTLDRPKANAFDQAQLDALSSAIAEAEAVEGARVLIIGGAGERAFSAGADLTGIGPFGEPDGFARWTRQAHAVLDRIAAFPVPVIAALQRPAVGGGFELALACHLRVLGRSAHVGLPEIRRGYLPSWAGLERLVPLVGLGFATELVLTGRTVSAEEALARGLVHQIADDADLAARELGETLAALPPLALRAALGQLAGLTRGDDRAAVRAREISDLERLVRTEDTVEGVLAFLEKRAPVFKGR, translated from the coding sequence ATGACCGTCCGGACCGAGCTCAGCGCGCCCATCCTGACCCTCACGCTCGACCGCCCGAAGGCGAACGCCTTCGACCAAGCGCAGCTCGACGCGCTGTCCAGCGCCATCGCGGAGGCCGAGGCCGTCGAGGGCGCGCGCGTCCTGATCATCGGGGGCGCCGGCGAGCGCGCGTTCTCGGCCGGAGCGGACCTCACCGGCATTGGTCCCTTCGGCGAGCCGGACGGCTTCGCGCGCTGGACGCGGCAGGCGCACGCCGTGCTCGATCGCATCGCGGCCTTCCCCGTGCCGGTGATCGCGGCCTTGCAGCGGCCCGCGGTGGGCGGGGGCTTCGAGCTCGCGCTGGCCTGTCACCTCCGTGTCCTGGGACGCAGCGCGCACGTCGGCTTGCCGGAGATCCGCCGCGGCTACCTGCCGAGCTGGGCCGGTCTCGAGCGCCTCGTCCCGCTGGTCGGGCTGGGCTTTGCCACCGAGCTGGTGCTCACCGGTCGAACCGTCTCCGCCGAGGAGGCCTTGGCTCGGGGCCTCGTGCACCAGATCGCCGACGACGCCGACCTGGCGGCCCGGGAGCTCGGTGAGACCCTGGCTGCTCTGCCCCCGCTGGCCCTGCGGGCCGCCCTGGGTCAGCTCGCAGGGCTCACCCGGGGCGACGACCGGGCGGCGGTCCGCGCCCGAGAGATCTCCGACCTCGAGCGGCTGGTCCGCACCGAGGACACCGTCGAAGGCGTGCTGGCGTTCCTGGAGAAGCGCGCGCCGGTCTTCAAGGGGCGCTGA
- a CDS encoding single-stranded DNA-binding protein, which yields MSDGINQVFLMGNLGSEPELRTLPSGANLLKFRMATNESYLDKNKERQTRTEWHDVVMWGNRAEPLSRILSKGSRVMVEGTLRTTSYEKDGVRRWHTEITARDLHLLGSRRSSSEPGDGSWLSDTEPVQALDGAVGF from the coding sequence ATGAGCGATGGAATCAATCAGGTCTTCTTGATGGGGAATCTCGGCTCCGAGCCGGAGCTCCGGACGCTGCCCTCGGGCGCGAACCTCTTGAAGTTCCGCATGGCCACCAACGAGAGCTACCTCGACAAGAACAAGGAGCGGCAGACCCGCACCGAGTGGCACGACGTGGTGATGTGGGGCAACCGCGCCGAGCCACTGTCGCGGATCCTGAGCAAGGGCTCGCGGGTGATGGTAGAGGGCACGCTGCGCACCACGAGCTACGAGAAGGACGGCGTGCGGCGCTGGCACACCGAGATCACGGCGCGGGATCTGCACCTGCTGGGCAGCCGGCGCTCGTCCAGCGAGCCCGGCGACGGCTCGTGGCTCTCGGACACCGAGCCGGTGCAGGCGCTCGACGGCGCGGTGGGCTTCTGA
- the recA gene encoding recombinase RecA, with protein sequence MNDKSRNRDHVVREVVEQIEKAHGKGAVMRLGADAGTTPIPVIPSGALALDQALGVGGYPRGRIVEIFGPESSGKTTLTLHAIAEVQKLGGVAAFIDAEHAFDMRYAKAIGIDLGKLLVAQPDSGEQALDIAEALTRSGALDLVVVDSVAALTPRAEIEGDMGQNHMGLQARLMSQALRKLTAISHKSGTTLIFINQLRMKIGVVFGSPETTPGGTALKFYSSVRLDVRRIGKVEAADAVVGNRTRVRVVKNKVAPPFSEAELDVRWGVGIDTATDLLDSALRLGALERNGNHLMLGGKSIGNGRERAREALLGSPELFGTLQLATYERLPGWAARTQKRAA encoded by the coding sequence ATGAACGACAAGAGCCGAAACCGTGACCACGTCGTGCGCGAGGTGGTCGAGCAGATCGAGAAGGCCCACGGCAAGGGCGCGGTGATGCGCCTGGGCGCCGACGCCGGCACCACCCCCATACCGGTCATCCCGAGCGGCGCCTTGGCGCTCGACCAGGCGCTGGGCGTGGGCGGCTACCCGCGGGGCCGCATCGTCGAGATCTTCGGCCCGGAGTCGAGCGGCAAGACCACGCTCACGCTGCACGCCATCGCGGAGGTGCAGAAGCTGGGCGGGGTCGCGGCGTTCATCGACGCCGAGCACGCCTTCGACATGCGCTACGCCAAGGCCATCGGCATCGACCTGGGCAAGCTCTTGGTCGCGCAGCCGGACTCCGGCGAGCAGGCTCTGGACATCGCCGAGGCGCTCACCCGCTCCGGCGCGCTGGACCTGGTGGTGGTCGATTCCGTCGCCGCGCTCACGCCGCGCGCGGAGATCGAGGGCGACATGGGGCAGAACCACATGGGCCTGCAAGCGCGGCTGATGAGCCAGGCGCTGCGCAAGCTCACGGCCATCAGCCACAAGAGCGGCACCACGCTGATCTTCATCAACCAGCTGCGCATGAAGATCGGCGTGGTCTTCGGCAGCCCGGAGACGACGCCCGGCGGCACCGCGCTGAAGTTCTACTCCAGCGTGCGCCTCGACGTGCGCCGCATCGGCAAGGTCGAGGCGGCGGACGCGGTGGTGGGAAACCGCACCCGGGTGCGCGTGGTGAAGAACAAGGTCGCGCCGCCGTTCTCCGAAGCGGAGCTCGACGTGCGCTGGGGCGTCGGCATCGACACGGCCACGGATCTGCTCGACAGCGCGCTGCGCCTGGGCGCGCTGGAGCGGAACGGCAACCACCTGATGCTCGGCGGCAAGAGCATCGGCAACGGGCGCGAGCGGGCGCGGGAGGCGCTGCTCGGCAGCCCCGAGCTCTTCGGCACGCTCCAGCTCGCCACCTACGAGCGCCTGCCCGGCTGGGCGGCGCGCACACAGAAACGGGCGGCATGA